From the Carya illinoinensis cultivar Pawnee chromosome 4, C.illinoinensisPawnee_v1, whole genome shotgun sequence genome, one window contains:
- the LOC122307789 gene encoding protein SIEVE ELEMENT OCCLUSION B-like, with protein sequence MCSHFLMVIYRPANLQQAHKPYSPPRSTPYPEFQTFLCFVLHNMDSQLGGSSSQQPNVASSLQQPTRSNNPLQGSFQQPSQLGNVQQPLPSQLGSVQQPSQLGSLQQSSQLGSLQQPGLTSNYVLQGSLQQPSQLGSLQQPSHLGSLKQPLQPTNQLGALQQYSLTNRFSPSPMQQLIKGDRSMITLSDENLMVKQVLGTHAPDGREVDIRPLLYIVEDILNRTTLNPDGLMITGTQAQVEYLEDKSHQANFLVLLDALSYIIDRISCQIQYMKAFGGSDAHQITLSIFHLVSSFAWDTKLVLVLAGFALNYGEFWLLAQIYSTNQLAKAMAFLKQVPGIIEHAGLLKPKFDALNDLIRVVLEVTRIVVEFKELPSTYITQEVPALSSAFAQVPTAIYWTIRSIVACAAQISSFTSLGYEFVASTTEAWELSTLTHKLRTIRDHLKKQLEICNQYIEEKRDAEAFQMLVNLFEMIHINNMKPLRAIIYPRDDIQPLFDGYAKKRVNIDVLRRKNVLLLISSLNISQDELSILEQIYNESRIHSTRLESQYELVWIPLVDHSLPWTDRMQKRFESLQSSMPWYTVYHPNLIGKAVVRFIKEKWHFRNKPILVVLDPQGRVVSPNAIHMMWIWGTNAFPFTSAREETLWRDETWRLELLINGIDPTILNWIKEGKYIFLYGGDDTEWVRKFTNRARAVASAADVSLELAYVGKSSKREQVRRVLATITVEKLGHCWQDLAMMWYFWTRLESMLFSKIQQGKADDHSDPMMQEIKKLLSYDRDGSWAVLCKGSFVVVNGHGNSILPTLVDYDKWKENVRLQGFDVAFKNHHELLRGESYPCCRFEFSHFAGRIPEGMRCPECHRSMEKYTTYLCCHDEGTPNILYY encoded by the exons atgtgTTCTCACTTTTTGATGGTTATATATAGGCCGGCCAATTTGCAACAAGCACACAAGCCATATTCTCCACCTCGATCCACCCCATACCCAGAGTTTCAAACCTTCCTTTGCTTCGTCTTGCACAACATGGACAGCCAGTTGGGTGGCAGTTCTTCGCAGCAACCTAATGTTGCTAGTTCTTTGCAGCAACCCACCCGGTCTAACAATCCTTTACAGGGCTCATTTCAGCAACCAAGCCAACTGGGCAATGTGCAACAACCCTTACCCTCCCAACTGGGTTCTGTGCAGCAACCCTCCCAACTGGGTTCTCTCCAGCAATCCTCCCAGCTGGGTTCTCTGCAACAACCCGGCCTGACTAGCAATTATGTGTTACAAGGTTCCCTACAGCAACCAAGTCAGCTGGGTTCATTGCAGCAGCCAAGCCATCTGGGTTCCCTGAAGCAACCGTTGCAGCCCACCAACCAGCTAGGTGCTTTGCAGCAATACAGCCTCACCAACAGGTTCTCGCCTAGTCCTATGCAGCAATTGATCAAAGGTGATCGAAGCATGATAACATTGTCCGATGAAAATCTGATGGTGAAGCAAGTTCTGGGAACCCATGCTCCTGATGGCCGAGAAGTTGATATCAGACCCCTTCTTTATATCGTCGAGGACATTCTTAATCGAACCACTTTGAATCCTGATGGCCTAATGATAACG GGTACCCAAGCACAAGTTGAATACTTGGAGGACAAGAGTCACCAAGCCAATTTCCTTGTCCTGCTTGATGCTCTGTCATATATAATTGATCGAATTTCTTGCCAG ATACAATACATGAAGGCTTTTGGTGGCTCAGATGCACACCAAATTACACTTTCAATATTTCACCTGGTGTCTTCCTTCGCATGGGATACTAAGCTGGTCCTGGTCCTTGCGGGTTTTGCTTTGAACTATGGAGAATTCTGGCTCCTTGCCCAAATTTACTCAacaaaccaacttgcaaaagcaATGGCATTCTTAAAGCAAGTACCTGGCATCATTGAGCATGCAGGCTTATTGAAACCCAAGTTCGACGCACTAAATGATCTGATCAGGGTGGTATTGGAAGTAACCCGGATTGTAGTTGAGTTTAAAGAGTTACCATCTACGTATATCACCCAGGAGGTGCCTGCATTATCCTCAGCCTTCGCACAAGTTCCAACAGCTATCTATTGGACCATCAGGAGTATTGTAGCTTGCGCAGCTCAAATTAGTAGCTTCACCAGCTTGGGCTACGA GTTTGTGGCCTCCACCACAGAAGCATGGGAACTATCCACCCTAACTCACAAGCTCAGAACCATACGCGACCATCTTAAGAAGCAGTTGGAAATATGCAACCAATACATAG AGGAGAAGAGGGATGCTGAAGCCTTTCAAATGCTCGTCAATCTCTTCGAGATGATCCACATTAACAATATGAAACCTCTTAGGGCCATTATTTACCCCAGGGATGATATTCAGCCTCTTTTTGATGGTTACGCCAAGAAAAGG GTTAATATAGATGTTCTCAGAAGGAAAAATGTGTTATTGCTCATTTCCAGCTTGAACATCTCCCAAGATGAGCTGTCAATTCTGGAACAAATTTACAATGAATCCAGGATCCACTCAACGAGACTAGAGAGTCAGTATGAACTTGTATGGATTCCACTAGTAGACCATTCCCTCCCATGGACTGATCGCATGCAAAAACGTTTTGAGAGCCTGCAGTCTTCAATGCCATGGTACACTGTGTACCACCCTAACTTGATAGGGAAGGCGGTGGTCAGGTTCATAAAGGAGAAGTGGCACTTTAGGAATAAGCCTATCCTTGTGGTGCTAGACCCTCAAGGAAGGGTTGTGTCCCCTAATGCAATCCACATGATGTGGATTTGGGGAACCAATGCCTTCCCTTTCACTAGCGCCAGAGAAGAAACACTCTGGAGGGACGAGACTTGGAGGCTTGAGCTGCTGATTAACGGCATTGACCCAACGATACTAAACTGG attaaagaaggaaaatacattttcttgtATGGAGGGGATGACACTGAGTGGGTTCGAAAATTCACAAACAGGGCACGCGCAGTTGCATCGGCCGCAGACGTATCCTTAGAGTTGGCCTATGTGGGAAAGAGTAGCAAACGGGAGCAAGTCCGGCGAGTCTTGGCGACCATTACCGTGGAGAAGCTGGGTCATTGCTGGCAAGACCTAGCCATGATGTGGTACTTCTGGACCCGCCTCGAGAGCATGTTGTTCTCCAAGATTCAACAAGGCAAGGCTGACGACCATAGCGACCCCATGATGCAAGAGATCAAGAAGCTCCTTAGCTATGATAGAGACGGCAGTTGGGCTGTGCTCTGCAAAGGGTCTTTTGTGGTGGTCAATGGGCATGGGAACTCCATCTTGCCTACACTGGTCGACTATGacaaatggaaggaaaatgtGCGCCTTCAGGGGTTTGATGTGGCTTTCAAGAACCACCATGAGCTGCTACGAGGTGAGTCTTACCCCTGTTGTCGCTTTGAGTTCTCACACTTTGCCGGAAGGATCCCGGAGGGAATGAGATGCCCTGAGTGTCACCGCAGCATGGAGAAATACACCACTTACCTCTGCTGCCACGATGAAGGCACTCCAAACATATTGTATTATTAG